Proteins found in one Oryza glaberrima chromosome 4, OglaRS2, whole genome shotgun sequence genomic segment:
- the LOC127770254 gene encoding probably inactive leucine-rich repeat receptor-like protein kinase At5g06940 produces MATTAAAANLLLFSAVLLLATPSNAASAAAPAVAAMPVQPQELLLSFRASLNDPSGALSTWSRSTPYCNWSHVTCTAAAGGGGVAVGLSLQGLGLSGDIAAEPLCRVPGLAALSLASNTFNQTVPLQLSRCALLVSLNLSSAGLWGPLPDQLAMLASLASLDLSGNDIEGQVPPGLAALRGLQVLDLGGNRLSGVLHPALFRNLTKLHFLDLSKNQFLESELPPELGEMAGLRWLFLQGSGFGGAIPETLLQLEQLEVLDLSMNSLTGALPPAFGHNFRKLLSLDLSQNGFSGPFPKEIGKCVMLQRFQVQGNGFTGELPAGLWSLPDLRVVRAESNRFSGRLPELSAAASRLEQVQVDNNSISGEIPRSIGMVRTMYRFTASANRLAGGLPDTLCDSPAMSIINVSGNALSGAIPELTRCRRLVSLSLSGNALTGPIPASLGGLPVLTYIDVSSNGLTGAIPAELQGLKLALLNVSYNHLTGRVPPSLVSGALPAVFLQGNPGLCGLPADGGCDAPAAPPSRNRLALAATVASFVTGVLLLLALGAFAVCRRLHAAAKLVLFYPIKITADELLAALRDKNAIGRGAFGKVYLIELQDGQNIAVKKFICSSNQTFGAVKNHMKTFAKIRHKNIARLLGFCYDSHGGGGEVSVIYEHLRMGSLQDLIRAPKFAVGWNDRLRIAIGVAEGLVYLHRDYTPRLLHRNLKSSNVLLGDDFEPRVTGFGIDRVVGEKAYRSSLASDLNYSCYIAPEVNCTKKPTHLMDVYSFGVILLELITGKPAGQPASDDSVDIVRWVRRRVNVAGGAAQILDPAAAVSHAAQQGMQAALELALRCTSVMPDQRPAMDEVVRSLQLLHSPQTLPPLPPFTGVAVEP; encoded by the exons agCCGTGTTGCTCCTCGCCACGCCGTCGAACGCCGCctcggcggcagcgccggcggtggcggcgatgccgGTGCAGCCGCAGGAGCTGCTGCTCAGCTTCAGGGCCTCCCTGAACGACCCGTCCGGTGCCCTGTCGACGTGGTCGCGCTCCACGCCGTACTGCAACTGGTCGCACGTcacctgcaccgccgccgccggcggcggcggcgtcgcggtcggCCTGTCGCTGCAGGGCCTCGGACTCTCCGGGGACATCGCCGCCGAGCCGCTGTGCCGGGTGCCGGGGCTGGCGGCGCTCAGCCTCGCGTCGAACACCTTCAACCAGACCGTCCCGCTGCAGCTGTCGCGGTGCGCGTTGCTCGTGTCGCTCAACCTCAGCTCCGCGGGGCTCTGGGGTCCGCTCCCCGACCAGCTCGCCATGCTCGCCTCCCTCGCGTCGCTCGACCTCAGCGGCAACGACATCGAGGGTCAGGTGCCgcccggcctcgccgcgctgcGGGGGCTCCAGGTGCTCGACCTCGGCGGAAACCGCCTCTCCGGCGTGCTCCACCCGGCGCTGTTCCGCAACCTCACGAAGCTGCACTTCCTCGACCTGTCCAAGAACCAGTTCCTGGAGTCCGAgctgccgccggagctcggcgagATGGCCGGACTCAGGTGGCTCTTCTTGCAGGGGTCAGGGTTCGGCGGCGCGATCCCCGAGACACTTCTCCAGCTGGAGCAGCTTGAGGTTCTTGACCTCTCCATGAACAGCCTCACCGGAGCTCTGCCACCGGCGTTCGGCCACAACTTCCGGAAGCTGCTGTCCCTCGACCTCTCGCAGAATGGCTTCTCCGGGCCGTTCCCCAAGGAGATCGGCAAGTGCGTGATGCTGCAGAGGTTCCAGGTGCAGGGCAACGGGttcaccggcgagctccccgCCGGCCTCTGGTCGCTGCCGGACTTGCGGGTGGTCCGCGCCGAGAGCAACCGCTTCTCCGGCCGGCTCCCCGAGCTGTCCGCGGCGGCGTCCCGGCTCGAGCAGGTGCAGGTCGACAACAACAGCATCTCCGGCGAGATACCCCGGAGCATCGGCATGGTCCGCACCATGTACCGGTTCACCGCCTCCGCGaaccggctcgccggcggcctgcCGGACACCCTCTGCGACTCCCCGGCGATGAGCATCATCAACGTCTCCGGCAACGCGCTCTCCGGCGCGATCCCGGAGCTCACGAGGTGCAGGAGGCTGGTGTCGCTGTCGCTGTCGGGCAACGCGCTCACCGGCCCGATACCGGCGTCCCTCGGCGGCCTGCCGGTGCTGACGTACATTGACGTGTCCAGCAACGGCCTCACCGGCGCCATCCCGGCCGAGCTCCAGGGCCTCAAGCTCGCGCTGCTCAACGTCTCCTACAACCACCTCACCGGCCGCGTCCCGCCGTCGCTGGTCTCCGGCGCCCTCCCCGCCGTGTTCCTCCAGGGCAACCCCGGCCTGTGCGGCCtgccggcggacggcggctgcgacgcgccggccgcgccgccgtcgagaaACCGCCTCGCGCTGGCCGCAACCGTGGCGTCCTTCGTCAccggcgtgctgctgctgctggctctCGGAGCGTTCGCCGTCTGCAGGaggctgcacgccgccgccaagctGGTGCTCTTCTACCCGATCAAGATCACCGCCGACGAGCTGCTCGCCGCACTCCGCGACAAGAACGCCATTGGCAGGGGAGCATTCGGCAAGGTCTACCTGATCGAGCTGCAAGACGGGCAAAACATCGCGGTCAAGAAATTCATATGCTCAAGCAACCAAACATTCGGAGCAGTGAAGAATCACATGAAAACTTTCGCAAAAATCCGGCACAAGAACATTGCCAGATTGCTGGGCTTCTGCTACGactcccatggcggcggcggcgaggtgagcgTCATCTACGAGCACCTGAGGATGGGGAGCTTGCAGGATCTGATACGCGCGCCGAAGTTCGCGGTGGGGTGGAACGACAGGTTGAGGATCGCGATCGGAGTAGCAGAAGGGTTGGTGTACCTTCACCGTGATTACACTCCTCGCTTGCTGCATCGCAATCTCAAGTCGAGCAATGTGTTGCTGGGTGATGATTTTGAGCCCAGAGTTACCGGATTTGGGATCGATCGTGTCGTTGGCGAGAAGGCGTATCGATCTTCGTTGGCTTCTGATCTGAATTACAGCTGCTACATCGCTCCAG AGGTAAACTGCACCAAGAAACCAACGCACCTCAtggacgtgtacagcttcggcgtcaTCCTCCTGGAGCTGATCACCGGGAAGCCGGCGGGGCAGCCGGCGTCGGACGACTCGGTGGACATCGTCCggtgggtgcggcggcgggtcaacgtggccggcggcgcggcgcagatactcgaccccgccgccgccgtctcccacGCGGCGCAGCAGGGGATGCAGGCGGCGCTGGAGCTCGCCCTGCGCTGCACCTCGGTGATGCCTGACCAGAGACCGGCCATGGATGAGGTCGTCCGGtcgctgcagctgctgcattCGCCGCAGactctgccgccgctgccgccgttcaCCGGAGTTGCTGTGGAACCTTGA
- the LOC127771275 gene encoding 60S ribosomal protein L6-3-like, whose amino-acid sequence MAPTSKLSQGIKKASRSHTYHRRGLWAIKAKHGGAFPKAEKPAAAAAAAAPKFYPADDVKPRQPSTRKPNPTKLRSSITPGTVLILLAGRFMGKRVVFLKQLKSGLLLVTGPFKINGVPIRRVNQPYVIATSTKVDISGVNVEKFDDKYFSRDKKQKAKKTEGELFETEKEATKNLPEFKKEDQKVVDAELIKAIEAVPDLKTYLGARFSLRDGDKPHEMVF is encoded by the exons ATGGCGCCGACGTCGAAGCTGTCGCAGGGCATCAAGAAGGCGTCGCGGTCGCACACGTACCACCGCCGCGGGCTGTGGGCCATCAAGGCCAAGCACGGCGGCGCCTTCCCCAAGGCCGAGaagcccgccgccgcagccgccgccgccgcgcccaagTTCTACCCCGCCGACGACGTCAAGCCCCGCCAGCCCAGCACCCGCAAGCCCAACCCTACCAAGCTCAG GTCGTCCATCACGCCTGGGACAGTGCTGATCCTGCTCGCCGGGAGGTTCATGGGGAAGCGCGTCGTGTTCCTCAAGCAGCTCAAATCCGGCCTGCTTCTCGTCACCG GACCTTTTAAGATCAATGGAGTTCCGATCCGCCGTGTGAACCAGCCCTACGTCATTGCTACGTCCACAAAGGTTGATATCTCTGGTGTTAATGTGGAGAAGTTTGATGACAAGTACTTCTCTAGGGACAAGAAGCAGAAGGCGAAGAAGACCGAGGGTGAACTTTTTGAGACTGAGAAGGAG GCAACCAAGAACCTGCCGGAGTTCAAAAAGGAGGACCAGAAAGTTGTGGATGCCGAGTTGATCAAAGCTATTGAAGCTGTCCCGGATCTGAAAACTTACCTTGGTGCGCGGTTTTCTCTCAGGGACGGCGACAAGCCCCACGAGATGGTTTTCTAG
- the LOC127771274 gene encoding FT-interacting protein 1-like, translating into MASLAGDGKSRPVSRPDGEPETTVSRVMACPYVFRAQAPPAMAKEAMATPTRPQVRETWPAGGGGGGGGGWMGVGSGERVASAYDLVEQMHYLYVRVVRARGLTAAASTVAGGGGCNPYVEVRLGNYRGTTRHHERKAAPEWNQVFAFSRERVQASVLEVFVRDKDAVAAVARDGYVGRVAFDVGEAPVRVPPDSPLAPQWYRLEDVGGGGGRAVQGEVMLAVWVGTQADEAFADAWHAGAASVRGGGDGVAAVQSTRSKVYVTPKLWYLRISVLEAQDVVPGAVAGAGGDKGRHGEAFVVVKVQVGGVTLRTKPCCRPTSPSWNEELVFVVAEPFDEPAVLVVEARAAHPGKDEIVGRAVLPLTLFERRLDRRGAAAATHTQSQWFSLEPFVHRPRHSPEEPAFAGRVHLRACLDGAYHVMNEPAMYASDTRPTARQLWRPPIGVLEVGVLGAQGLPPMKTAADGGRGTTDAYCVAKYGHKWVRTRTVVDSSTPRWNEQYTWEVYDPCTVLTLAVFDNCNLGNGGGGGKDQRIGKVRIRLSTLEMDRVYTNAHRLVVLHPSGLRKNGDVCLAVRLTCLSLASVVRLYGEPLLPGAHYVHPFAVAQLDSLRRQAVGVVAARLGRAEPPLRREVVEYMLDAGSHLWSIRRSRANFLRATALLSGAAGAARWLADVCQWRSPATTIFAHLLLVTFACFPELILPTAFLYASVAGAWSYRRRPRRPPQADAGLSCAEAAGADELDEEADTFPTSRPDGVVRARYDRLRTVAGRIQAVVGDVATQGERVRSLLAWRDPRATAVFTAACLAADVVAYATPPRVLALVAGLYLLRHPRFRSRMPSAAGNFFKRLPSRADTML; encoded by the coding sequence ATGGCTTCCCTTGCCGGTGACGGGAAAAGCCGACCGGTGAGCCGCCCTGACGGCGAGCCGGAGACGACGGTGAGCCGGGTCATGGCGTGTCCGTACGTGTTCCGTGCAcaggcgccgccggcgatggccaaGGAGGCAATGGCGACACCGACACGGCCGCAGGTCAGGGAGACGTggccggcgggtggcggcggcggcggcggcggtggttggaTGGGCGTTGGCTCCGGCGAGAGGGTGGCGAGCGCGTACGACCTCGTGGAGCAGATGCACTACCTGTACGTGCGCGTCGTCAGGGCGCGCGggctcacggcggcggcgagcacggtcgccggcggcggcgggtgcaaCCCGTACGTGGAGGTGCGGCTCGGGAACTACCGGGGCACGACGCGGCACCACGAGCGGAAGGCGGCGCCGGAGTGGAACCAGGTGTTCGCCTTCTCGCGGGAGCGCGTCCAGGCCTCGGTGCTCGAGGTGTTCGTCAGGGACAAggacgccgtggcggcggtggcgcgagaCGGCTACGTTGGAAGGGTCGCGTTCGACGTCGGCGAGGCGCCCGTGCGCGTGCCGCCGGACAGCCCGCTCGCGCCGCAGTGGTACCGCCTcgaggacgtcggcggcggcggcggcagggcggtGCAGGGAGAGGTCATGCTCGCGGTGTGGGTCGGCACGCAGGCCGACGAGGCGTTCGCGGACGCGTGGCACGCCGGCGCGGCGTCGgtgcgcggaggcggcgacggcgtggcggccgtGCAGAGCACGCGGTCCAAGGTGTACGTGACGCCGAAGCTGTGGTACCTCCGGATAAGCGTGCTCGAGGCGCAGGACGTCGTCccgggcgccgtcgccggcgcaggcggcgaCAAGGGACGGCACGGCGAGGCCTTCGTCGTCGTCAAGGTGCAAGTCGGCGGCGTGACGCTCCGGACCAAGCCGTGCTGCCGCCCGACGAGCCCATCGTGGAACGAGGAGCTGGTGTTCGTCGTGGCGGAGCCGTTCGACGAGCCGGCGGTGCTCGTCGTCGAGGCCCGGGCGGCGCACCCGGGCAAGGACGAGATCGTCGGCCGCGCCGTGCTGCCGCTCACCCTCTTCGAGAGGCGCCTcgaccggcgcggcgcggccgcggccacgCACACGCAGTCGCAGTGGTTCAGCCTGGAGCCGTTCGTGCACCGGCCGCGACACTCGCCGGAGGAGCCCGCCTTCGCCGGCCGCGTGCACCTCCGGGCGTGCCTCGACGGCGCCTACCACGTCATGAACGAGCCCGCCATGTACGCCAGCGACACGCGCCCCACGGCGAGGCAGCTGTGGCGCCCGCCCATCGGCGTGCTCGAGGTCGGCGTCCTCGGCGCGCAGGGCCTCCCCCCGATGAagaccgccgccgacggcggccgggGCACCACCGACGCGTACTGCGTCGCCAAGTACGGCCACAAGTGGGTGCGCACCCGCACCGTCGTCGACTCCTCCACCCCGCGGTGGAACGAGCAGTACACCTGGGAGGTCTACGACCCGTGCACGGTGCTCACGCTCGCCGTGTTCGACAACTGCAAcctcggcaatggcggcggcggcggcaaggaccAGAGGATCGGCAAGGTGAGGATACGCCTCTCGACGCTGGAGATGGACAGGGTGTACACCAACGCGCACCGGCTCGTGGTGCTGCACCCGTCGGGGTTGCGCAAGAACGGCGACGTCTGCCTCGCCGTGCGCCTCACCTGCCTGTCCCTCGCCAGCGTCGTGCGCCTCTACGGCGAGCCGCTCCTCCCCGGGGCGCACTACGTCCaccccttcgccgtcgcgcAGCTCGACAGCCTCAGGCGGCAGGCGGTGGGCGtcgtggcggcgcggctgggccgcgccgagccgccgctgcggcgggaGGTCGTGGAGTACATGCTCGACGCCGGCTCCCACCTGTGGAGCATCCGGCGGAGCAGGGCCAACTTCCTCCGCGCCACGGCGCtgctctccggcgccgccggcgcggcgcggtggctcgCCGACGTGTGCCAGTGGAGGAGCCCTGCGACGACGATCTTCGCGCACCTCCTGCTCGTCACCTTCGCCTGCTTCCCGGAGCTCATCCTGCCGACCGCGTTCCTCTACGCGTCCGTGGCCGGCGCCTGGAGctaccggcggcggccgcgccgcccgccgcaggcGGACGCGGGGCTGTCGTGcgccgaggcggccggcgccgacgagctcgacgaGGAGGCGGACACGTTCCCGACGTCGAGGCCCGACGGCGTGGTGCGCGCGCGGTACGACCGGCTGCGGACGGTGGCCGGGAGGATCCaggcggtggtcggcgacgtGGCGACGCAGGGGGAGCGGGTGCGGTCGCTGCTGGCGTGGAGGGacccgagggcgacggcggtgtTCACGGCGgcctgcctcgccgccgacgtcgtggCGTACGCCACGCCGCCCCGGGTGCTGGCGCTCGTCGCCGGGCTGTACCTGCTCCGCCACCCGCGGTTCCGGAGCCGGATGCCGTCGGCCGCCGGCAACTTCTTCAAGAGGCTGCCGTCCCGCGCCGATACCATGCTATAG
- the LOC127770255 gene encoding uncharacterized protein LOC127770255: protein MEEEEEEHKIPQPGNRLEPSNPSGVAAPDQPPAPPIADAADAGAAAMAPFRRWADLPPDLLCRVGDRLDLKCYASARGACTAWRSALSPASPALLVLSDARMCPSAASLPTRRCFDLAAILTGGRCVGSSNGWLVLSIALYGGQSAFVLFNPITTTEIVLPPLIYESRWVSKVVFAPSPAKDDYAAAAICDIDRIAYVTAGARRWAVLDPVRLVTGDQLTDVVYHDKGKVYCLTRCGDVHLLRLPERRRRKPADEPGPSEQPPEAPVVPLPECAVAIRARRTQLHHNFRMVCYDHLGPRDQMMPMKLTVCSETLIPFNYRRFAIGPLEPDLNAPATVEPLLPEGNLPFDPATSFAPPYNTVSAFTNAKNIVLCEGNLYQIWRNASCTVTLQLPGGGHRRVSENEILVLRYYPRRQPCWDAVTDLGGYSVFVGRNNAVSMYAEGVHGLKGNCVYWIGGRGRDQGMVFDMETGRSTPCYPLVGGMPGPLQSTICWFFLSDIVNASNNSGGRRVYQTRSRSRAERAQDMEE, encoded by the coding sequence atggaggaggaggaggaggagcataAAATTCCCCAACCTGGCAATCGCCTGGAGCCTTCGAACCCTAGCGGGGTAGCCGCCCCGGatcagccgccggcgccgcccatcGCCGACGCAGCCGACGCGGGCGCGGCCGCCATGGCGCCGTTCAGGCGCTGGGCGGACCTGCCGCCGGACCTGCTGTGCCGCGTCGGCGACAGGCTGGACCTCAAGTGCTACGCCAGCGCGCGCGGGGCGTGCACGGCGTGGCGGTCGGCGctgtcgccggcgtcgccggcgctcCTCGTGCTGTCCGACGCCAGGATGTGCCCCTCGGCGGCGTCCCTCCCGACGCGGCGGTGCTTCGACCTCGCGGCGATACTGACGGGGGGCAGATGCGTCGGGTCCAGCAACGGGTGGCTTGTCCTGTCCATCGCGCTCTACGGCGGGCAGAGCGCGTTCGTGCTTTTCAACCCCATCACCACCACGGAGATCGTCCTCCCGCCCCTGATCTACGAGAGCAGGTGGGTCTCCAAGGTCGTGTTCGCGCCCAGCCCCGCCAAGGACgactacgccgccgccgccatctgcgACATCGACAGGATCGCCTACGTCACCGCGGGCGCCAGGAGGTGGGCCGTCCTCGACCCCGTCCGCCTCGTCACCGGCGACCAGCTCACCGACGTCGTCTACCACGACAAAGGTAAGGTCTACTGCCTCACGAGGTGCGGAGACGTGCACCTGCTCCGCCTCCCCGAGCGCCGTCGCCGGAAACCCGCCGATGAGCCAGGGCCATCAGAACAACCACCAGAGGCACCAGTGGTGCCGCTTCCTGAATGCGCAGTTGCAATTCGAGCTAGGCGAACCCAACTCCACCACAACTTTCGCATGGTCTGCTATGACCATCTTGGACCAAGGGATCAGATGATGCCGATGAAGCTCACTGTCTGTTCAGAGACACTCATCCCTTTCAATTATAGGAGGTTCGCGATCGGACCTCTCGAACCGGACCTAAATGCGCCGGCGACGGTCGAGCCATTGTTGCCAGAGGGGAACCTCCCGTTTGATCCTGCCACCAGTTTCGCTCCGCCATACAACACCGTGTCTGCTTTTACCAATGCCAAGAACATTGTGCTGTGTGAGGGCAACTTGTACCAAATCTGGAGGAATGCAAGCTGCACTGTGACTTTGCAGCTGCCCGGAGGCGGTCACCGTCGTGTATCGGAGAATGAAATCTTGGTTCTAAGGTACTACCCCCGTCGCCAGCCGTGCTGGGATGCTGTGACAGACTTGGGGGGCTACTCAGTGTTTGTTGGGCGGAACAATGCCGTGTCGATGTATGCTGAGGGTGTGCATGGTCTCAAGGGCAACTGTGTGTACTGGATTGGTGGGCGTGGTAGGGATCAGGGCATGGTGTTCGACATGGAAACCGGGAGGTCTACGCCTTGCTATCCTTTGGTTGGTGGCATGCCAGGGCCTTTGCAAAGCACGATCTGCTGGTTCTTCTTGAGTGATATAGTGAACGCCAGCAACAATAGTGGAGGAAGGAGGGTTTATCAGACACGATCAAGGTCCCGTGCGGAACGTGCACAGGATATGGAAGAGTAA
- the LOC127770256 gene encoding protein POLYCHOME-like → MPEMRDSKRTALGELSGGGGFFIRRVASPGALAARGPGKPLARRFIRPSNNKENVPPVWAVKATATKRRSPLPDWYPRTPLRDITAIAKAIQRSRLRIAAAQQRSQTPEQNTPHCTEVRDSLDVEPGINSTQIVATPASSLAKDSLKIFSSPSETSLITPSKPMDPVLLDDMEKKLSSSIEQIEKMVRRNLKRTPKAAAAQPSKRAIQRRTLMSMR, encoded by the exons ATGCCTGAGATGAGGGATAGCAAGAGGACGGCCCTTGGCGAGctctccggcggtggcgggttcTTCATCAGGAGGGTGGCCTCGCCGGGTGCTCTTGCGGCGAGGGGCCCCGGGAAGCCGTTGGCTCGGCGGTTCATACGGCCATCGAACAACAAGGAGAACGTGCCCCCGGTTTGGGCTGTGAAGGCCACAGCCACAAAGAGGAGAAGCCCACTTCCTGATTGGTACCCGAGGACGCCATTGCGTGACATCACGGCGATTGCAAAG GCTATTCAGAGAAGCCGCTTAAGGATTGCTGCTGCTCAGCAGCGAAGCCAGACACCTGAGCAGAATACTCCCCATTGCACTGAAGTTCGGGACTCCCTTGATGTTGAACCTGGCATCAACTCAACTCAAATTGTTGCGACCCCTGCATCTAGCTTGGCCAAGGACAGTCTGAAGATTTTCTCCTCGCCATCTGAAACATCACTTATTACCCCGTCCAAGCCGATGGATCCAGTCCTTCTGGATGATATGGAGAAGAAACTGTCCAGCTCAATAGAGCAGATAGAGAAGATGGTGAGGAGAAACCTGAAGAGAACTCCGAAGGCGGCGGCTGCTCAGCCTTCCAAGAGGGCCATCCAGAGGCGCACGCTCATGTCGATGCGTTAA